The Enterobacter asburiae sequence AGTGACCGCGCAATACCAGTTCGATTTCGGTCTGCGTCCGGCAATTTCTTATCTGCAGTCAAAAGGTAAAGACCTGGGTAAAGGTCAGGGCGACCAGGACCTGGTGAAATATGCAGATGTAGGCGCAACCTACTATTTCAACAAAAACATGTCCACCTATGTTGATTATAAAATCAACCTGCTGGATGAAGATGACAGCTTCTACAAAAACAACGGCATCAGCACCGACGATGTCGTTGCATTAGGCCTGGTTTACCAGTTCTGATGGTCAGAGCCCGCAGCGTTATGCGGGCTCATTCTTTTTTGATTTTCGTCTCAAAAGAGCGCTTTATTTCGGTATTGTTGAGGATAAGTTGAAAGAAAACGGGTTAGACTGCGCGCATATCCCCTTCTTCACTAAGGATGATAGCGTTGTTTGGCCGCATATCCGTTACCATACTGACTCTTCTGGCGTGTTTATGGATGGCGTTGATCTTTGATTTTCGCGATATTGTCGGGCATCTCGGCACGCTGTTAAACCATCTGGATCGCCATTAACAGTTATTCCCAGAAAAAAGCCACCAGCTTTGCCGGTGGCGGTCATACGCATTTCGAGCGTTACTTTTTCACGGGTTGAGGTTTTTTATCCCCTGATTCGGGGGCCTCGCGCGGATCGTCTTTTTCAACACAGAGCATAATGTCTCCTGTTTCAGTTAACCACTTCCCACTATAGCCAGTGTGAACAGATCCTGGCCAGGCGGTAATCAACCTATATTGCTCTCTTTTTTGCGAAACGAGAGGTATCCAAAAACGCCGCTTTCACCATCGCTCGGATGGTTCACGCCGTCCATCACCGTCACTTCGGGGAAATCAAACGGCGACACATTTTCAAAACAGGCCACATTGACGCCGTATTCATTTGGGTTAGAGCGACGCTGATGGAACGTGTATATCCCACAGACCGAGCAGAAGAAATGCCGCGCCGTCCCCGTGTTGAACCGGTACTCCGTCAGCTTATCCTCACCTCTTGTCACGGTAATACCCGACAACGGTGCAGAGACCACAACTGCGCCCCGCATGCGGCAAAAAGAGCAACTGCAGCGCCGCGCAGTATTAAAACCGTCCGTGAGTTCGACGGAAAATGCCACCGCGCCACAATGGCACTGTGCATGACGAATATCTGTCATCGGTTAGACCCCTTTTCTCACCAACTCGGCGGCCTTAACGAAAACCTCATCTTCTACACCATCGCCTTTCTGCCTGCCGAGCCTGACCAGCTCTTCAACAATGCTGTCGCGATCGATCGGTCTCTGGGCGGAAACCAGCCCAATAACGGCGGCACCAATCGCCAGCCCCACTAATCCTGTTTGTTCGTCTTTGTTCTTCATACTCATGCTCCTGATACAACAAACAAGCGTAGCAGGATTTTTAAAAAAGCAGCGTCAGGCCGTATTCACTGAATCGCTGTCAGCCCGACGCGCTGGCCGTACGATAGCTCTAAGGTATTTCCATCGGGATCGGCAAAGAATACATAATACCCAACGGGATCGCCCAGATCTTCCGGTGCTTTCCGTAACGCTCCTTCTTCGATGGCCATCGCGGTTTTTCTGTCAATTTCTTCGCGCGTGGCGCAGGCAATCCCAAGGTGGCCAAAATGCCCCAGCGGCGTATCGGTCACGTTGTCAGACTGCACCAGAACCAGCGCAAAAGGACGCGTATGGTCAGTCAGCCACGCCACTTTGCGGACATCGGGAAGATCGGGCTCACGCGAGTGGATGACCTCCATCCCGGCATATCGGCGGTAGAAAGCAACGCTCTTCTCCAGATCCCGGACCATAAACGCAACATGAGTGAATCCTACGTCAATGTCTTTCATTTTAAGATGTTACTCCTCTATTAACGTGTCGAAGCCATCTTAAAAGCTAAAGTTAACTTGAGGTCAACGGTGAATTTGTGCGGTCCTGCTGATGCTCAACTGGGAATAAAGGGATAAAAATAATACAGCCCCGCCGTAGCCGAGACGCTTACGACGACGCTCAGTAAAAACCAGGTTTTGAATGGCTGCTTCTGCGTTTTATGGCGAAAGAGCTGTTGGCCCAGAATAGCGCCAGGCCACCCGCCTACAATGCCAAATACCAGTAACGTCCTCTCCGGTACCCTGCGCATCCCTTTCCGCGCAGCGGTTTTATCGGCGCCGTAAATCGCTATCGTCAGAACGTTAATCAGCAAGAACCACATGGCGCAGGGATACGCGGTAAAAACGCTGCCAGCTGCAGCGATGAACAGGAGCAAAAAGCAAAAACGATTCAAAGTCATAGTGACAGCCACTGGACAGGTATGCGGATTTCGAAAGGCATTATACGCTTTCTTACGCATGTATCAGCCTGAGGCCATCTTTCGTCAAACATACCCATTCAGTCCTGCGCCGTCTTCACGCCCTCACCTGTCAGCGTTATGCGTCCCGCTCGGTGCGACGGCAGGAGCGGAATACCAGTTTTCTTTGGCGACCATGACGCTTCCTTCAGGCTGCATGACAAAGTTGGGCGACATGATTTGCACGTTATATTCGTTAAAGACATCCTGAATATTGCTGAACAGCGCATTGCGCGCGACGGCCAGAGGCTGCCCGGGAAGCAGCCTGACCTGAAGCTCATAGGCGATATACCAGTCCATTAGCGACAGCTGACGCACCAGCGGCGGCGTCGAAGGATCCACGCACGCTGTCCGCCTGGCGGCCAGCTCAAGCATGGCATGCACCTGCCGCCAGGGGGTGTCATACCCAATGGTGACGCTTACGGTTAAGTTGACGCTGCCGTCATTGTTTTGAGCGCTGAGGTTCGTTATCTTGCCGCTCACCACGACGGCATTGGGCACGGTGACCACATAGTTTTCGCGGGTGATAATTTTGGTGGCGAGCATACCAATTTCGCTCACCTTCCCTTCGTTATCCGCGACCCGAATGACGTCGCCCTTGCGCAGCGCGCGCGAATAAATCAGTACGAGACCGCTCATCGCATGATTCATCACCCCAGCAGAACCCAGCGTCAGCATCAGACCAAAGAAGACGCTTATGCCCTTAAAGGCCAGCGAATTGGCCCCGGGAAGAAACGGGTATGCGGCGGAGAGCGCGAACAACCACACCACAACTGAGAGAAGTTTTCTGGTCGCCCCGACGGTTTCAGGGTGCAGCCCTGGAAACTGTAAACGCCCCACTTCTACCTGGTTGAGTACCACCTTTAACACTTTGAGGATTACCGCAGTGATGGTGAAGATGATGAAAACAATTGCCAGTCCTGGCAGCGCAGAGGCAACGGCTAAGGCAATCTGCCGTATGACATGCAACGTCCAGTCACCCAACGATGTTGCCCAGACTCGCGTCCAGGGAAACAGGCTGAACGACCAGCTAAGCCAGCCGTAAAAAGCCAAAATCATCACAACCAACATCAACAGGCCGTACAGACGCGCTTCGATGAGGCCGATGAAACGGCGCCAGCGTTGGGGTACCCAGCTCCGCTTCTCTGCGACCTTTCGACGATAGTGCCCTCTTACCCATTTCCAGGAGCGCAACGCACCATAGCCAAGCAGGAACCACATCAAAATACCGGTCGCAGTCTTAGCGGTGGAAAGCACCAGCCATCGGGTATCATATTGATCGCGAAGT is a genomic window containing:
- a CDS encoding GFA family protein, whose translation is MTDIRHAQCHCGAVAFSVELTDGFNTARRCSCSFCRMRGAVVVSAPLSGITVTRGEDKLTEYRFNTGTARHFFCSVCGIYTFHQRRSNPNEYGVNVACFENVSPFDFPEVTVMDGVNHPSDGESGVFGYLSFRKKESNIG
- a CDS encoding VOC family protein, producing the protein MKDIDVGFTHVAFMVRDLEKSVAFYRRYAGMEVIHSREPDLPDVRKVAWLTDHTRPFALVLVQSDNVTDTPLGHFGHLGIACATREEIDRKTAMAIEEGALRKAPEDLGDPVGYYVFFADPDGNTLELSYGQRVGLTAIQ
- a CDS encoding DUF1294 domain-containing protein; protein product: MTLNRFCFLLLFIAAAGSVFTAYPCAMWFLLINVLTIAIYGADKTAARKGMRRVPERTLLVFGIVGGWPGAILGQQLFRHKTQKQPFKTWFLLSVVVSVSATAGLYYFYPFIPS
- a CDS encoding mechanosensitive ion channel, whose protein sequence is MNRLVLALLLCLLYFPAHSVFAAEPRQEPTESERARTLYIFHQPIVMLQAKFGFTTPEERVLRIRNTLRNFSQEDVSKPLTIIPVTRYNQQGRLFVMNGKPVMLLTESDLDEGDDLTLDQAAQRVLARLEAQRNSLRDQYDTRWLVLSTAKTATGILMWFLLGYGALRSWKWVRGHYRRKVAEKRSWVPQRWRRFIGLIEARLYGLLMLVVMILAFYGWLSWSFSLFPWTRVWATSLGDWTLHVIRQIALAVASALPGLAIVFIIFTITAVILKVLKVVLNQVEVGRLQFPGLHPETVGATRKLLSVVVWLFALSAAYPFLPGANSLAFKGISVFFGLMLTLGSAGVMNHAMSGLVLIYSRALRKGDVIRVADNEGKVSEIGMLATKIITRENYVVTVPNAVVVSGKITNLSAQNNDGSVNLTVSVTIGYDTPWRQVHAMLELAARRTACVDPSTPPLVRQLSLMDWYIAYELQVRLLPGQPLAVARNALFSNIQDVFNEYNVQIMSPNFVMQPEGSVMVAKENWYSAPAVAPSGTHNADR